In Methanofollis sp. UBA420, one DNA window encodes the following:
- a CDS encoding methanogenesis marker 6 protein, with product MAEYVPKYVGTVTKYVFVESPLLTPKDLAVRAYEISGGVMIKETCFGLQVTGTPDEVEALVAKVREFDPSHIFVKDRGFPPGDERRCRANLGGARPGYLGHEFEMKKVRYISKGLEAAAATVPPLPEKPKPLDARRLKEMMDAEEP from the coding sequence GTGGCTGAGTATGTCCCGAAATATGTCGGCACCGTGACAAAGTACGTCTTCGTCGAGTCGCCCCTCCTCACCCCGAAGGACCTGGCGGTCAGGGCCTACGAGATATCGGGCGGCGTCATGATCAAGGAGACCTGTTTCGGCCTCCAGGTGACAGGCACGCCCGACGAGGTCGAGGCCCTGGTGGCGAAGGTCAGGGAGTTCGACCCGTCCCACATCTTCGTGAAGGACCGGGGCTTTCCCCCCGGCGACGAACGCCGCTGCCGGGCGAACCTCGGCGGGGCGAGGCCGGGCTACCTCGGCCACGAGTTCGAGATGAAGAAGGTCCGGTACATCTCGAAGGGTCTGGAGGCGGCCGCGGCGACGGTCCCGCCCCTGCCTGAAAAACCGAAACCCCTGGACGCACGGAGACTGAAAGAAATGATGGACGCAGAGGAGCCGTAA
- a CDS encoding methanogenesis marker 5 protein has protein sequence MAKVFIYPATSLILSDMVARFGHEPLGSAIGIRERIQTPGFESPPLQITPEEPKKGLKWAAVEVPSGVRGRMAVYGPLIEAAEAAVIVRDPEFAFGCMGCARTNELILFHLRNMGIPVLELDYPTSDNEGVAFVAAIREFLGGLPKEGSP, from the coding sequence ATGGCGAAGGTATTTATTTATCCGGCGACGAGCCTCATCCTCTCAGATATGGTCGCCAGGTTCGGGCACGAACCTCTCGGATCGGCGATCGGCATACGCGAACGTATCCAGACTCCGGGCTTCGAGAGCCCGCCCCTCCAGATCACCCCCGAGGAACCGAAGAAGGGGCTGAAATGGGCGGCCGTCGAGGTGCCGTCAGGGGTCAGGGGGAGGATGGCCGTGTACGGCCCCCTGATCGAGGCGGCAGAGGCCGCGGTCATCGTCAGGGACCCGGAGTTCGCCTTCGGGTGCATGGGGTGCGCCCGGACGAACGAATTGATCCTCTTCCACCTGCGGAACATGGGCATCCCCGTCCTCGAACTCGACTACCCCACCTCCGACAACGAAGGCGTCGCCTTCGTCGCCGCGATCAGGGAGTTCCTTGGCGGTCTTCCGAAGGAGGGATCGCCATGA
- a CDS encoding methanogenesis marker 15 protein: protein MTEKVRIAQLSCGPEYSGVQKEINEAAAMVDAEVFFPDIMLDDVREGFESFGLDVRSPDLKLAIGRAKALVDGKIDADAVFIATCFRCAEAAIVRNELRRYIHENSSLPVVSYSFTERTTAGTLLTRMEALTTIARRRALLAREEQEGITMGIDSGSSTTKAVVMKENEIVGTGWLPTTEVLKSAEGVVDLALAEAGLTLNDIQAIGTTGYGRYLVGKHFNAQLVQEELTVNSKGAVYLADRQHGPATVIDIGGMDNKAITVQDGIPGMFTMGGICAGASGRFLEMTAKRLGIDITELGPLAMKGMGDKVPMNSYCIVFGTQSLVNALAEGSAREDVAAAACHSVAEQVFEQQLQEVDIKEPVIMVGGTSLIQGLVYAMGQLLQTEVVVPHHSQYIGAVGCALLASGFVKGE from the coding sequence ATGACTGAGAAGGTGCGGATCGCGCAACTCTCCTGCGGGCCCGAGTACTCGGGCGTCCAGAAGGAGATCAACGAGGCGGCGGCGATGGTCGACGCCGAGGTCTTCTTCCCCGACATCATGCTCGACGACGTGCGGGAGGGCTTCGAGAGCTTCGGCCTCGACGTCCGGAGTCCTGACCTGAAACTTGCGATCGGGCGGGCGAAGGCCCTCGTCGACGGGAAGATCGACGCCGACGCCGTCTTCATCGCCACCTGCTTCAGGTGTGCCGAGGCGGCGATCGTGAGAAACGAACTCCGCCGGTATATCCACGAGAACTCCAGCCTCCCGGTCGTCTCGTACTCCTTCACCGAGAGGACGACCGCGGGCACCCTCCTCACCAGGATGGAGGCCCTGACCACCATCGCCCGGCGCCGCGCCCTCCTCGCCCGCGAGGAGCAGGAAGGGATCACCATGGGCATTGACTCGGGTTCGTCGACGACGAAGGCGGTGGTCATGAAGGAGAACGAGATCGTCGGCACGGGCTGGCTCCCGACGACGGAGGTGCTGAAGAGCGCCGAAGGGGTTGTCGACCTCGCCCTCGCTGAGGCCGGCCTCACCTTGAACGACATCCAGGCGATCGGGACGACCGGGTACGGTCGGTACCTCGTTGGCAAACACTTCAATGCGCAGCTCGTCCAGGAGGAACTGACCGTCAACTCGAAGGGTGCGGTCTACCTTGCCGACAGGCAGCACGGCCCCGCGACGGTCATCGACATCGGCGGCATGGACAACAAGGCGATCACGGTCCAGGACGGGATACCCGGCATGTTCACGATGGGCGGGATCTGCGCCGGGGCGTCGGGCCGTTTCCTGGAGATGACCGCGAAGCGCCTGGGCATCGACATCACCGAACTCGGCCCCCTCGCGATGAAGGGGATGGGCGATAAGGTGCCGATGAACTCGTACTGCATCGTCTTCGGGACGCAGAGCCTGGTGAACGCCCTTGCCGAGGGGAGCGCCCGCGAGGACGTCGCCGCGGCGGCCTGCCACTCGGTGGCCGAACAGGTCTTCGAGCAGCAGCTTCAGGAGGTGGACATCAAGGAGCCGGTGATCATGGTCGGCGGCACCTCCCTGATCCAGGGGCTGGTGTACGCGATGGGCCAGCTCCTCCAGACCGAGGTCGTCGTCCCGCACCATTCCCAGTATATCGGTGCGGTGGGGTGCGCCCTGCTGGCTTCGGGTTTCGTGAAGGGAGAGTAG
- a CDS encoding methanogenesis marker 17 protein: MAALEYFVVECTEEKGREAYERIANDVLLDLDLVRVVSKLHIFIDPHVPVFVAVGATHALGGPVRVRDFADVNVDEEGRAVLSIGDETYLAPMLQALWDRFGKDDVEQPDRFSVVVTVPKGEDPRAIEEIVVARPEEGLYKDLVYALQIIAPEGFKVRREYHREGVFYYVASENTLDPEVVETLVAEKMKLIGVSL; encoded by the coding sequence ATGGCCGCGCTTGAATACTTCGTCGTCGAATGCACCGAGGAGAAGGGGAGGGAGGCATACGAGAGGATCGCAAACGACGTCCTCCTCGATCTCGACCTCGTGCGGGTCGTCTCGAAACTCCACATCTTCATCGACCCGCATGTGCCGGTCTTTGTCGCGGTCGGGGCGACCCACGCCCTTGGAGGCCCGGTGCGGGTGCGTGACTTCGCCGACGTGAACGTGGACGAGGAAGGGCGGGCCGTCCTCTCGATCGGGGACGAGACCTATCTTGCGCCGATGCTCCAGGCCCTCTGGGACCGTTTCGGCAAGGACGATGTCGAGCAGCCCGACCGTTTTTCTGTCGTCGTGACGGTGCCGAAAGGGGAGGACCCGCGGGCGATCGAGGAGATCGTCGTCGCACGCCCGGAGGAGGGCCTCTATAAGGACCTCGTGTACGCCCTCCAGATCATCGCCCCCGAGGGGTTCAAGGTGCGCCGGGAGTACCATAGAGAGGGGGTCTTTTACTATGTGGCGAGCGAGAACACCCTCGACCCCGAGGTCGTCGAGACCCTGGTCGCGGAGAAGATGAAACTGATCGGGGTGAGCCTGTGA
- a CDS encoding methanogenesis marker 7 protein produces MIFVPITYKGGVFRHDEVVDLIEDLGGYIVQKHMIAQEVVLQCLVPKEDVELIRTVGRPLGGEVTVAPLVGTEIAVVSPSLEIHHLPHSSCDVAEYLRRAGAKTNMVGLARGFGKRIANLNVEERDTINEHDLAVYVLGNFETCIEEKFPHLRRGIHVPIVLTGAPPTDRLKAVIDPPVEGYVGEMGRLMHRTKRPEELSVLDVMVEEVARVLDERRAVIAKDPLSVSPARLMDVILEKVPEVHAVTHPTPVTVQMVGLRVKLPYESYAKGLRTLEIEEGVTVGDVADVLPSKMRNYIWIRIKPFSETNTMV; encoded by the coding sequence GTGATCTTTGTGCCCATCACCTACAAGGGGGGTGTCTTCAGGCACGACGAGGTCGTCGACCTCATCGAGGATCTCGGCGGCTACATCGTGCAGAAGCACATGATCGCCCAGGAGGTCGTCCTCCAGTGCCTGGTGCCGAAGGAAGACGTGGAACTGATCCGGACGGTCGGCAGGCCTCTCGGCGGCGAGGTGACGGTCGCGCCCCTCGTCGGCACGGAGATCGCCGTCGTCTCCCCGTCCCTGGAGATCCACCACCTCCCCCACTCGTCCTGCGACGTCGCGGAGTACCTGCGGCGGGCCGGGGCGAAGACGAACATGGTCGGGCTTGCCCGCGGGTTCGGCAAGAGGATCGCGAACCTCAATGTGGAGGAGAGGGACACGATCAACGAGCACGACCTTGCGGTCTATGTGCTCGGCAACTTCGAGACCTGTATCGAGGAGAAGTTCCCCCATCTCCGCCGGGGCATCCACGTGCCGATCGTCCTCACCGGCGCTCCGCCGACAGACCGCCTGAAGGCGGTCATCGACCCGCCCGTGGAGGGTTATGTCGGCGAGATGGGCCGCCTCATGCACAGGACGAAGCGGCCTGAGGAACTCTCCGTCCTGGACGTGATGGTGGAGGAGGTGGCACGGGTGCTCGACGAGAGGCGGGCCGTGATCGCGAAGGATCCCCTCTCTGTCTCCCCGGCACGCCTGATGGACGTGATCCTGGAGAAAGTCCCTGAGGTCCATGCTGTCACCCACCCAACGCCTGTCACCGTCCAGATGGTGGGTCTGCGGGTGAAACTCCCGTATGAATCATATGCAAAGGGCCTCCGGACTCTGGAGATCGAGGAGGGCGTCACCGTCGGCGATGTCGCCGACGTCCTCCCGTCGAAAATGAGAAACTACATCTGGATCCGGATAAAACCCTTCTCTGAAACCAATACCATGGTGTAA
- a CDS encoding carboxymuconolactone decarboxylase family protein produces MEFEEKLAAVLEGGKKETASRWLAEIEEEYGRAPLILKRMGERPEVLISHLLYKSSVFETSHLDPKCIELISLAVGAALKCRHCVEYHMASAKAKGATRDEILEAILIAGLASNASVLADAYRVMDEEKDSEPCISCDIQGKDGDSGKTE; encoded by the coding sequence ATGGAGTTTGAAGAGAAACTCGCCGCGGTTCTGGAGGGAGGGAAGAAGGAGACCGCATCCCGGTGGCTTGCCGAGATCGAGGAGGAGTACGGGCGTGCCCCCCTGATCCTGAAAAGGATGGGCGAACGGCCGGAGGTGCTCATCTCCCACCTGCTGTACAAGTCTTCGGTCTTCGAGACCAGCCACCTCGACCCGAAGTGCATCGAACTGATCAGCCTTGCCGTCGGCGCCGCCCTCAAGTGCCGCCACTGCGTGGAGTACCATATGGCGTCGGCGAAGGCGAAGGGCGCCACCCGCGACGAGATCCTGGAGGCGATCCTCATCGCCGGCCTGGCCTCCAATGCCTCCGTCCTCGCCGACGCCTACCGCGTGATGGATGAGGAGAAGGACTCCGAGCCCTGCATCTCCTGCGACATCCAGGGGAAGGACGGGGACTCTGGAAAGACGGAGTGA
- a CDS encoding alpha-amylase encodes MAAICLGFEVHQPFRLNRDFVPAMARGRRDLKDCYFDASNREILDRVAARCYIPATEIVLDALDGGMTCAFSLSGVLVEQLERWRPDALALFAEVAAHKNAEFLAQTYYHSLAGFFADTEELSLQMRMHADLMHDLFGRVPTVAENTEFALDDRIAAVVRDLGFSAVYTEGADRLLGGRDPNETYTCAGLPLLLRNCPLSDDIAFRFSWAGWDKHPLTAETYASWVARSSGRCAHVFIDYETFGEHHREESGILDFLEALPGAFDEAGVATLLPSEAAASAHAGEVSLENPVSWADLEKDASAWLGNPVQQSAFFALEHSPARAARPDLWRYFGTSDHFYYLARKNGSCGEVHRYFCPEGNDGSHDAYMRVLSHLEGRCLGRGRRAVASLPPDRAFHFCFPGGQYAGVSAHSLREFEETLERAPRESVWWHLDRGDYSRWIEGSVGDRRLARAVSTCATPDDVRETVRARRCLLCGD; translated from the coding sequence ATGGCGGCGATATGTCTGGGCTTTGAAGTGCACCAGCCCTTCAGGCTCAACAGGGATTTTGTACCGGCGATGGCGAGAGGCCGGCGTGACCTGAAGGACTGCTACTTCGACGCATCGAATCGGGAGATCCTGGACCGCGTCGCCGCCCGGTGCTATATCCCGGCGACGGAGATCGTCCTGGACGCCCTCGACGGTGGGATGACGTGCGCCTTCTCCCTCTCCGGGGTGCTCGTCGAGCAACTTGAGCGGTGGCGCCCCGACGCCCTCGCCCTCTTTGCCGAGGTGGCGGCCCACAAAAACGCCGAGTTCCTCGCCCAGACCTACTACCACAGCCTTGCCGGTTTCTTCGCCGACACGGAGGAACTCAGCCTGCAGATGAGAATGCACGCCGACCTGATGCACGACCTCTTCGGGAGAGTGCCGACGGTCGCCGAGAACACCGAGTTCGCGCTGGACGACCGGATCGCCGCCGTCGTGCGGGACCTCGGTTTCTCCGCGGTCTATACCGAGGGGGCCGACCGCCTGCTCGGCGGGCGGGATCCGAACGAGACTTACACCTGCGCCGGCCTCCCTCTCCTCCTGCGGAACTGCCCTCTCTCCGACGACATCGCCTTCCGCTTCTCCTGGGCCGGATGGGACAAGCACCCCCTGACGGCGGAGACCTATGCCTCCTGGGTCGCCCGATCGTCCGGGCGATGCGCCCATGTCTTCATCGACTACGAAACCTTCGGCGAGCACCACCGGGAGGAGAGCGGCATCCTGGACTTCCTCGAAGCCCTGCCCGGCGCCTTCGACGAGGCCGGCGTCGCCACTCTCCTCCCGTCGGAGGCGGCCGCCTCCGCCCATGCCGGCGAGGTCTCCCTCGAAAACCCTGTCTCCTGGGCCGACCTTGAGAAAGACGCCTCGGCCTGGCTCGGCAACCCCGTCCAGCAGAGCGCTTTCTTCGCCCTCGAACACTCCCCCGCGAGGGCCGCCCGCCCCGACCTCTGGCGCTATTTCGGGACGAGCGACCACTTCTACTATCTCGCACGAAAGAACGGGTCATGTGGCGAGGTACACCGCTACTTCTGTCCCGAGGGGAACGACGGTTCCCATGACGCCTACATGCGGGTGCTCTCCCACCTGGAGGGCAGGTGTCTCGGCAGGGGGAGACGGGCGGTCGCCTCCCTCCCGCCCGACCGCGCTTTCCACTTCTGCTTTCCGGGCGGGCAGTACGCGGGCGTCTCGGCGCACAGTCTCCGTGAGTTCGAGGAGACCCTGGAAAGAGCGCCCCGCGAGTCGGTCTGGTGGCACCTCGACCGCGGCGACTACTCCCGGTGGATCGAGGGATCTGTCGGCGACAGACGGCTTGCACGGGCTGTCTCGACCTGCGCAACGCCGGACGACGTGCGGGAGACGGTACGTGCACGGAGGTGTTTGCTCTGCGGAGACTGA
- a CDS encoding glycosyltransferase family 4 protein — protein MFALRRLKIAFFCWESLHGIRVGGLAPAATCLAEALARDHEVHFFTRGSGPPEKNGVVYHYCDPHGGNIVEFCKDLALKACRQFREEDSPPFDVLHFHDWHFVEAMHRLRERRTVLSFHSTEYGRNGNQKGGWWEFGEISGKEWYGAYIAKRVVAVSKTLRAEVMDLYSVPGWKIDAVPNGIDPETFAMRVDQGEVKRRYGLHPYAPLVFFGGRLVYQKGPDILVKAIPSVLRHRWDANFIFAGKGDMQEWVARHTRGMPAQVLGYLAEPDFVSLLNAADIVAIPSRNEPFGLILTEAWSASRCVVASDVGGLGENIEHLVNGVKVPVSAEGIAGGINTVIDDRRLCSTLGRQGREKVEREFRWEAVARAMEQVYEKVL, from the coding sequence GTGTTTGCTCTGCGGAGACTGAAAATCGCGTTCTTCTGCTGGGAGTCGCTCCACGGTATCAGGGTCGGCGGCCTCGCCCCCGCGGCGACCTGCCTTGCCGAGGCTCTTGCCCGCGACCACGAGGTCCACTTTTTCACCCGCGGCTCCGGGCCGCCGGAAAAAAACGGCGTCGTCTACCACTACTGCGATCCCCATGGCGGGAACATCGTCGAGTTCTGCAAAGACCTCGCCCTGAAGGCCTGCCGCCAGTTCCGGGAGGAGGACTCCCCGCCCTTCGATGTCCTCCATTTTCACGACTGGCACTTTGTCGAAGCGATGCACCGCCTGCGGGAGAGGAGGACGGTGCTCTCCTTCCACTCCACCGAGTACGGGCGGAACGGCAACCAGAAAGGCGGGTGGTGGGAGTTCGGCGAGATCTCGGGGAAGGAGTGGTACGGGGCCTATATCGCAAAAAGGGTGGTCGCCGTCTCGAAGACCCTGAGGGCGGAGGTGATGGATCTGTACTCTGTCCCTGGCTGGAAGATCGACGCCGTCCCGAACGGGATCGACCCCGAAACCTTTGCGATGCGTGTCGACCAGGGGGAGGTGAAGCGCCGGTACGGCCTCCACCCGTATGCGCCCCTCGTCTTCTTCGGCGGCCGTCTCGTCTACCAGAAGGGGCCGGACATCCTTGTGAAGGCGATCCCGTCCGTGCTGCGGCACCGCTGGGACGCTAACTTCATCTTCGCGGGCAAGGGCGACATGCAGGAATGGGTCGCCCGCCATACCCGGGGGATGCCCGCGCAGGTGCTCGGCTATCTTGCCGAACCCGACTTTGTCAGCCTCCTCAATGCCGCGGACATCGTCGCCATCCCGAGCAGGAACGAGCCCTTTGGCCTGATCCTCACCGAGGCCTGGAGTGCGAGCCGGTGCGTCGTCGCCTCCGACGTCGGCGGCCTCGGCGAGAACATCGAGCACCTGGTGAACGGCGTCAAGGTGCCTGTCTCGGCCGAGGGGATCGCGGGCGGGATCAACACCGTCATCGACGACCGCAGACTCTGCTCCACCCTGGGTCGGCAGGGCCGGGAGAAGGTGGAGAGGGAGTTCAGATGGGAGGCGGTGGCGCGGGCGATGGAGCAGGTCTACGAGAAGGTGCTCTGA
- a CDS encoding glycosyltransferase family 4 protein, translated as MRVAYFLDEFPPFLRGGLGTYALEMAPRLAASGHELTVYAFRMGDAAVEEEWAGAHVRRLPLPEPAPLLPVVLPSEVAAWPPDAAHFFADYLFYNIVSAGDLLARGEGADLAVAHDWLAAPAAMVTAASLGIPFVFHVHSTEGGRSEGGGSPTVRALEARALEKAAAVITVSHAMEDELLALGVPAEKIRVVHNGVDTAKYDPARIPPTAVRAFRERLGVGCDPLVLFIGRLTRVKGADTLLRAFGMVLQKVPAAHLLVLGVGEMDGEITRLAETIGEGRVHLEFSFLPEEERILRYAAADVCVFPSTYEPFGIVCTEAMAMGKPVVVGARGTSGMREQVVPAGDGICGFHINPHDPADIATYLSLVLCDSALREVMGRNGRARAVSLFSWDRAARETAEVYEEAVRGGKRS; from the coding sequence ATGCGGGTCGCCTATTTCCTGGACGAGTTCCCCCCCTTTCTCCGGGGCGGCCTCGGGACATATGCGCTGGAGATGGCCCCGCGCCTTGCGGCGTCAGGCCACGAACTCACCGTCTACGCCTTCAGGATGGGGGACGCGGCCGTGGAGGAGGAGTGGGCCGGGGCCCATGTCCGGCGCCTCCCTCTCCCCGAACCCGCTCCCCTCCTCCCGGTGGTCCTGCCCTCCGAGGTGGCGGCCTGGCCCCCTGACGCCGCCCATTTCTTCGCCGACTACCTCTTCTACAACATCGTCTCCGCCGGCGACCTCCTTGCCCGCGGCGAGGGGGCCGACCTCGCGGTTGCGCACGACTGGCTCGCCGCCCCGGCCGCGATGGTGACGGCCGCGTCCCTTGGCATCCCCTTCGTCTTCCATGTCCACTCGACCGAAGGGGGACGGTCAGAGGGCGGAGGGTCGCCGACTGTTCGGGCCCTCGAGGCCCGCGCCCTGGAAAAGGCCGCCGCCGTCATCACGGTCAGCCATGCGATGGAGGACGAACTCCTCGCCCTCGGCGTCCCTGCGGAAAAGATCCGGGTCGTCCACAATGGCGTCGATACTGCGAAGTACGACCCGGCCCGTATCCCGCCGACGGCGGTGCGGGCCTTCAGGGAGCGCCTCGGCGTGGGATGCGACCCGCTCGTCCTCTTCATCGGCCGACTGACGCGGGTGAAGGGGGCCGACACTCTCCTCCGGGCCTTCGGCATGGTCCTGCAAAAGGTGCCTGCGGCGCATCTCCTCGTCCTCGGCGTCGGCGAGATGGACGGGGAGATCACGCGCCTCGCCGAGACGATCGGGGAGGGGCGGGTCCACCTGGAGTTCTCCTTTCTCCCTGAAGAGGAACGTATCCTCCGCTATGCCGCCGCCGACGTCTGCGTCTTCCCCTCGACCTACGAGCCCTTCGGCATCGTCTGCACCGAGGCGATGGCGATGGGAAAACCTGTCGTCGTCGGGGCGCGGGGCACCTCGGGCATGCGGGAGCAGGTCGTCCCTGCCGGAGACGGCATCTGCGGTTTTCATATCAACCCCCATGACCCGGCAGACATCGCCACCTATCTCTCCCTTGTCCTCTGCGATTCCGCCCTGCGGGAAGTGATGGGGAGGAACGGGAGGGCGCGGGCCGTCTCCCTCTTCTCCTGGGACCGAGCGGCGCGGGAGACGGCGGAGGTCTACGAGGAGGCCGTCAGGGGAGGGAAAAGATCGTGA
- a CDS encoding amylo-alpha-1,6-glucosidase, producing the protein MIAFSAGLQDRAFARTKEYLLVADGAYASSSLAGNTRKYHGLLVRDGRVLLSGLDEYLNGTALTPAAYVGGNDDRGLAALAAVSLSPEPVFVYHAGGAVLRKTLSFDGTLSVRYDLLGEGTLRVAPLVACRGVHEVRTTCDGLLVAPLSDGVQVGTLAVRSDLSFTPAPAVYRDVLYEVERERGYAHQENLFCPGVFEGEGEDRTFWLEADAGGGWSPPEKSGDSLSRAAETFLVGDAILAGYHWFAEEWGRDTFVSLPGLLLSRGDHARARRIFTRWAGMIRGGLLPNRPPDDYSSSDAALWFVLALARYATGEKDPTFVRSMCPQVAAVLDGYQDSPVTHLDGALLSIAPRSTWMDTPFTPRGGKPVEVNALWVAALRFAESLGIDGPVTAREAGEAFGRFWNEEKGCFFDLIDPADPAVRPNQVVALALGIPPADRATRALAVVRSELLTPFGLRTLSPREAGYAGRFTGDAAYHNGTVWPWLLGFYIDALRVYEPGVDPDPLLVPLRAHLADAGLGTISECFDGDPPHRPGGCIAQAWSVAEVLRASAALRGVRHEA; encoded by the coding sequence GTGATCGCCTTCTCCGCCGGCCTTCAGGACCGGGCGTTCGCCCGGACAAAGGAGTACCTCCTTGTTGCGGACGGCGCCTATGCCTCCTCCTCCCTTGCCGGGAACACCCGGAAGTACCACGGCCTCCTTGTCAGGGACGGCCGCGTCCTCCTCTCCGGCCTCGACGAGTACCTGAACGGCACCGCCCTCACCCCGGCGGCGTATGTGGGCGGGAACGACGACCGCGGGCTTGCCGCCCTCGCCGCCGTCTCCCTCTCGCCGGAGCCCGTCTTCGTCTACCATGCCGGTGGTGCGGTTCTGCGGAAGACACTCTCATTCGACGGCACCCTCTCGGTCAGGTACGACCTCCTTGGTGAGGGGACGCTCAGGGTCGCGCCCCTCGTCGCCTGCCGCGGCGTCCATGAGGTGAGGACAACCTGCGACGGTCTTCTGGTCGCTCCCCTCTCCGACGGCGTGCAGGTCGGTACCCTGGCAGTCAGGTCAGACCTCTCCTTCACCCCGGCCCCGGCCGTCTACCGCGACGTCCTCTACGAGGTGGAGAGGGAGCGGGGCTATGCCCACCAGGAAAATCTCTTCTGCCCCGGTGTTTTCGAGGGCGAAGGAGAGGACCGGACATTCTGGCTGGAGGCCGACGCCGGCGGGGGGTGGTCTCCACCAGAAAAATCAGGTGACTCTCTCTCCCGCGCCGCCGAGACCTTCCTCGTCGGCGACGCGATCCTTGCGGGTTACCACTGGTTCGCGGAGGAGTGGGGCAGGGACACCTTCGTCTCCCTGCCCGGCCTCCTCCTGTCCCGCGGCGACCATGCCCGCGCCCGCCGCATCTTCACCCGCTGGGCCGGCATGATCCGGGGCGGCCTCCTCCCGAACAGGCCTCCTGACGATTATTCTTCGTCGGACGCCGCCCTCTGGTTCGTCCTCGCCCTCGCAAGGTATGCGACCGGAGAGAAAGACCCGACATTTGTCCGCTCCATGTGCCCGCAGGTCGCCGCCGTCCTCGACGGCTATCAGGACAGCCCGGTGACGCACCTCGACGGTGCCCTCCTCTCCATCGCCCCGCGGAGCACCTGGATGGATACCCCTTTCACGCCCCGCGGCGGAAAACCGGTCGAGGTCAACGCCCTCTGGGTGGCGGCCCTCAGGTTCGCGGAGTCCCTCGGCATCGACGGCCCGGTGACGGCCCGCGAGGCCGGAGAGGCCTTCGGCCGGTTCTGGAACGAGGAGAAAGGCTGCTTCTTCGACCTCATCGACCCTGCCGACCCGGCGGTCAGGCCGAACCAGGTCGTCGCCCTCGCCCTCGGCATCCCGCCGGCCGACCGGGCGACGAGGGCACTCGCGGTGGTCAGGTCCGAACTGCTCACGCCCTTCGGCCTGCGCACCCTCTCGCCCCGCGAGGCCGGGTACGCGGGCAGGTTCACCGGCGACGCCGCCTACCACAACGGGACTGTCTGGCCCTGGCTTCTCGGCTTTTACATCGACGCCCTCAGGGTCTACGAACCCGGCGTCGACCCCGACCCCCTGCTCGTCCCCCTCCGCGCCCATCTCGCCGACGCCGGCCTCGGCACGATCTCCGAGTGCTTCGACGGCGACCCGCCGCACAGGCCGGGCGGCTGCATCGCGCAGGCCTGGAGCGTCGCTGAAGTGTTAAGAGCCTCCGCGGCCCTGCGGGGGGTGCGCCATGAGGCGTGA
- a CDS encoding phosphotransferase family protein has product MRREQHVGTLSPGDPFRDWLVSVLDGRIRHADAQADVYLIRPASHTVCRYGFRGEGVSVVSKFFAEPTGTNHRFDPEKAMETEYRMLKKARRRIAVPEPIAVRADYHCALVTGYVRGRPLLDFLRDDPSLFDRLTDIAGLLRRLHGRGASAYDLEREFATFQGVLGQVDLSSGERERFNRRLRRWRDAGTLERRRGCMIHRDATPTNYLFGKDGVVAVDFESAWTGAHPAHDLGILCAEIRYAFRRRYGDAGRAEPYLGHLLWHYAGSDDAFRYVTGCVPFSMALGYLRMARLSIGNHEKEWLKKEALACLRHR; this is encoded by the coding sequence ATGAGGCGTGAACAGCATGTCGGCACCCTCTCCCCCGGCGACCCCTTCCGGGACTGGCTTGTCTCCGTCCTCGACGGTCGGATCAGGCACGCCGACGCCCAGGCCGATGTCTACCTGATCAGGCCGGCGTCGCACACCGTCTGCCGGTACGGCTTTCGCGGCGAAGGGGTCAGCGTCGTCAGCAAGTTCTTCGCCGAACCGACCGGGACAAACCATCGCTTCGACCCGGAGAAGGCGATGGAGACGGAGTACAGGATGCTGAAGAAGGCGCGGCGGAGGATCGCGGTCCCCGAACCGATCGCCGTCCGCGCCGACTATCACTGCGCCCTTGTCACTGGATACGTGAGGGGCAGGCCCCTCCTCGACTTCCTCAGGGACGACCCCTCCCTCTTCGACCGCCTGACCGACATCGCTGGCCTCCTCCGCCGTCTCCACGGCAGGGGTGCGTCGGCGTACGACCTGGAGAGGGAGTTTGCCACCTTTCAGGGCGTTCTCGGTCAGGTTGATCTGTCTTCGGGGGAGAGGGAGCGTTTCAACCGCCGCCTCAGGCGGTGGCGGGACGCCGGCACCCTGGAACGCCGCCGCGGCTGCATGATCCACCGCGACGCCACGCCGACAAACTATCTCTTCGGGAAGGACGGGGTCGTCGCGGTCGATTTCGAGAGCGCCTGGACAGGTGCGCACCCGGCACACGACCTCGGCATCCTCTGCGCCGAGATCAGGTACGCCTTCAGGCGTCGGTACGGCGACGCCGGGAGGGCCGAACCCTATCTCGGCCATCTCCTCTGGCACTATGCGGGATCGGACGATGCGTTCAGGTACGTCACCGGGTGCGTCCCCTTCTCCATGGCCCTCGGCTATCTCCGTATGGCGCGCCTTTCGATCGGAAACCATGAAAAGGAATGGCTGAAAAAGGAGGCGCTTGCATGTCTCAGGCACCGGTAG